The following is a genomic window from Caldicellulosiruptor danielii.
ACCTTCAATAAAAAACTCCTTCTCAACAACAATAGCTTTCATCCTTTTGTGAGGATACTTATTATTAAAAGTCTCACCAGCAAAGCCACTTGGATATGATCCCTCATCGGCAATCCATACTTTAATACCTCTTTTTTTAGCTTGGAAAACTGCAAACTTTACCATCTCAAACCAGCCATTTGTTAAATATTTGGGCGAAACATTATGACCTGCTGCAATTAATACTTGCTTTAAGCCAAGACTTGAAATATAATCAAGCTCAGCATTTATTCTGTTTTCGGTCATCTCATCAGAAAAAATCCACCAATGAATAATACTGGCATCAGTTGGAGTGTTGTTAATTTTTTCAAAAAGAGAACTTAATTTGATACTTTTATTCATTGTATGTTTCTCCTTTCACATTTATTAGATTGATTTTTGCTTTGTTTAATAAAAATTTTACACAAAAAAATTTCAAATATCAATAAATATTAAATAAAACCACAAAAAAATAAAACCTCCTTCTACTTTGCCTCTATAGAAGGAGGTTTTATCTGTATTCTTTTTATAAAAAGCCCTTATTCAACTATAAACGGCAAAAGTGCCAATATCCTTGCTCTTTTGATTGCCCTTGTGAGCTGTCTTTGATGTCTTGCACAGTTGCCAGTTGTTCTTCTTGGCATTATTTTGCCTCTTTCTGTGAGAAATTTCTTTAGTCTATTCACATCTTTGTAATCTATCTCATATATTCTCTCAACACAGAATGAACAAACTCTCTTTTTCTTTTTCTGCCTTGAGCTAACTCTTTCCACTGTTTGAGTAGCTTGAGCTTGCTGCTGATTTTGATTGTTGCTCAAACCTTTTCCCTCCTTTCTCTTAAATTTCCACTTTATCTAAAATGGCAGGTCGTCTTCTATACCCTCATCAACATCATTATTTCTTGATGGAATTTTTACATCTTCTTCAAAAAAGTTCTCAAGTTCACTTTCAATTGTTTCATCATTTAAGTCAGGCAAAATAATATCTTCTTTTACCTCTGCTTCGCTGTCAACCGGCACATCCTTAGGTTTTGGTTCTGCAAAGTAAATCTCTTCGGCCACAACCTCGGTGATGTAGTGACGCCTATTTGCCTCATCATCCCACGTGCGAAGCTGAAGCCTTCCTATTACCACAACTTGTCTTCCTTTTTTGAGATAGTTTTTTGAAAACTCGGCAAGCCTGCTCCATGCAACAATAGGTATAAAATCGGCATCCTGGTCATTTTCGCGTTTAAAACGTCTGTTGACAGCAAGCGTGAAGTTTGCAACGGGGGTATTGTTAGCGGTTAATCTAAACTCAGGGTCGCGTGTCAAGCGCCCCATCAAAATAACTTTATTCAAAAAAGCCGCCCCCCTCTTTACTTCTCAAGCTTAACAATCAAAAACCTGATAACCCCATCTGTGATTCTGTAAACCCTCTCAAGCTCGCGAGGGAACTCAGGCTTGCTTATAAATTGCATCAGCACATAATACCCTTCTGCGTGCTTGTCAATCTTGTACGCAAGCCTTCTTTTTCCCCACTCTTCAACATTTAAAAGCTGTCCATTGCTTGAGATTAGGTTTTTGAACTTTTCGACAAGAGCTGCTCTTGCCTCATCGTCAAGTGTGGGGCTTATAATAAATACTGTTTCATACTTTCTCTCAACCACGGCTTTCACCTCCCTTTTAGACTTAAAGGCCCCCAAAGCTCTTTTTGGGAGCAAGGGAAGAGTAATTTTTTCTTCCCACAACACGCAGTATTTTATCACAAAATACATCTCAAAGTAAATAATTTATTTTTATTTTGAAAAATAAGCTGCAACCTCTTTCAAAAGTTCTCTAATTGGCAGATTTTGTGGACATTTTGTTTCACATACGCCACATTCTATGCAGTTTTCAGCTCTCTCTTTTTCCTTCTTTAAATAGTCATTCTTCATCTCTTCAAACATGTTATACATGCCAGCCTGATTGTAAATGCTAAAATTCCATGGAATATCAACACCCTGTGGACATGGCATACAGTATTTGCACTCTGTACAGTTAACTCTTCTAAGTTCATTGTACTTTTGTGCAACCTTTTCAACAAGCTCAAGTTCTTCAGTCGTAAGAGAGCCAACCTCATATTTGCTTGCATATTCGATATTTTGCTTTACCTGCTCCAATGTGCTCATACCACTTAAAACAACTGAGACTTCTTTCTGATTCCAAAGCCATGCCAAAGCCCACTCAACAGGGGTTCTTTTGACAGCTGCCTCATCCCAAAGCTGTCTTATCTCTTGAGGTGGCTCTTTTGCAAGTCTTCCACCCAAAAGCGGCTCCATGATGACAACTGCTAAACCTTTTGACGCAGCATACTTTAAACCTTCTTCTCCTGCTTGATAATTTCTGTTCAGAATATTATACTGAATCTGGCAGAATGTCCAGTTGTAGCTATCTACTATTTCTTTGAATGTAGCTAAATCATCATGGAATGAAAATCCTATATACTTTATTTTGCCTTCATAAAGAACTTTTTCTACCCATTTGAAAATGTCCATCTCTTTTAGCTTTTTCCAGTGGTTTTTGTTAAGAGCATGCAAAAGATAAAAGTCAATATAGCTTGTATCAAGTCTTTTTAGTTGCTCATCTAAAATTCTCTCAGCATCATCAAGATTATTTACCTGCCAAACAGGAAGTTTTGTAGCAATCCTGACCCTTTCTCTGTATCCCCCTTTCAAAGCTTTGCCAACAACAACCTCACTGTTTCCGCCGTGGTATACATACGCCGTGTCAATGTAATTGATTCCATTGTCGATTGCAAAATGTAGCATCTCAATAGCTTTGTCCTCATCAATTTTAGAATAATCACTATCAAGTATGGGAAATCTCATTGCGCCAAAACCAAGTGCTGAGACCATAAAGTCGGTTTTGCCAAAGGGTCTGTATTTCATTTAAAAACCCCTCCAGTGTATGGTTTATTTAAAAATGTGTACGTTTATATTTTACCTTATTTTAAAAAGATTATAAACACAAAAAAGCTGCAGAAAATTCTCTGCAGCTTTTAGATATTTTCACAAATAATTTTTCCCATTTGCTTTGTTCCAACAAGTTTGCAATTTTCTGTGTAGATATCTCTTGTTCTATACCCTTCTTTGAGAGCAATCTTCACAGCATTTTCTATTGCCTTTGCAGCATCTTCCATATTAAAACTATATCTTAGCATCATCGCAGCAGACAAAATTGTTGCAATAGGATTTGCCAAATCCTGCCCTGCAATGTCTGGTGCTGTGCCGTGAATTGGCTCGTAAAGTCCTATCTTGCCTTCGCCTAAGGAAGCTGAGGCAAGCATCCCGATCGAGCCTACAATCATTGATGCTTCATCTGATAAAATATCCCCAAACATGTTAGAAGTAAGTATTACATCAAATTGTGATGGGTCTTTTACAAGCTGCATAGAAGCATTGTCAACATACATGTGAGAAAGTTCCACATCCGGATAATTTTTTGCAACCTCCTCAACAGTTTCTCTCCAGAGCCTTGAAGACTCTAATATGTTTGCCTTGTCAACAGAAGTTACTTTTTTCTTTCTCTTTCTGGCAGCTTCGAACGCAACCTTTGCAATTCTTCTAACTTCACTTTTTGAATACACCTCTGTGTCATAAGCCGCTTCATCGCCATCTTTTACTTCCCTTCCTTTTGGACCAAAGTACATGCCACCAATTAGCTCCCTGACAACCAGAATATCGATGCCCCTGTCTACAATCTCCTTTTTGAGTGGTGATGAGTCTTTTAGCTCATCATACAGCACAGCAGGACGCAGGTTTGCATAAACTTTTAGTCCTCCTCTGAGCTTCAAAAGAGCTTGTTCAGGTCTCAAATTTCCAGGAAGACCATCCCACTTTGGTCCTCCAACAGCACCCAATAGTGTTGCCTCACATTTTTTAACAAGTTCTAAATCCTCATCTCTAATTGGAACACCATACTTATCAATTGCACATCCGCCAGCGTCAATAAAAATATACTCAAATCTAACTCCAAACTTTGAAGAGACCTTATCAAGAACAAGAAGTGCTTGCTCTATTACCTCAGGACCAATTCCATCGCCGGGAATTACTGCTATTCTATGCATCTTTCTTCAGCTCTCCTTTTACAAATTCTATAAGCCCGCCCGCTTTCATGATATTTTGCATAAACTCAGGGAATGGTTTTGCCTTAAACTCTTTGTTTTTTGTAAGATTTCTTATACTACCTGTTGCAAGGTCAACCTCAACCTCATCACCAGTTTCTATTCCATCTACTGCCTCTTCACATTCAACAATTGGAAGACCAATATTTACGGCATTTCTGTAAAATATCCTTGCAAACGACTTTGCCACAACACATGAAACTCCACACGCTTTTATTGCAATTGGCGCATGCTCTCTTGATGAACCACAGCCAAAGTTTCTGCCTGCAACCAAAATGTCACCCTTTTGAACTTTATTTACAAACTCCTTGTCCAAATCTTCTAAGCAGCGTTTTGCAAGCTCATTTGGGTCAGATGTATTTAAATATCTTGCAGGAATAATAACGTCTGTATCGATATTATCATAATACTTGTGAGCTTTTCCTTTAAAAATCATCTATTCTTCATCTCCCTTCATGCCAAGCTCTTCAGGTGATCCGATATATCCTAAAACAGCTGATGCTGCTGCAATGGCAGGCGATGACAGATAAACCTCACTATTTGGGTGACCCATTCTGCCAACAAAGTTTCTATTTGTTGTGGCAAGAGCTTTCTCACCATCTGCTAAAATTCCCATGTGTCCCCCAAGACAAGGCCCACATGTTGGAGTTGAAACAACACACCCTGCATCAATGAAGATTTCAATAAGCCCCTCTTTTAAAGCCTGTTTGTAGATATTCTGTGTCGCAGGGAATATGATGCACCTAAGACCTTTTTTGACCTTTCTTCCTTTTAAAATCTTTGCTGCAATTCTCAAATCTTCAATTCTACCATTTGTACATGAGCCAATCACAACTTGGTCTATATAAATCTTTTCTGTTATCTCATCTATGGTCTTTGTATTCTCAGGAAGATGTGGGAATGCAACTGTTGGTCTAATTTTGGTAATGTCAATCTCGTAAACCTCTGAATACTCTGCATCTTCATCTGCTTTGAAGATTTTGTAAGGTTTTGTTGAATGCTGCTTTACATACTCAATTGTTTTCTCATCAACCTCAAATATACCATTTTTTGCTCCTGCCTCAATTGCCATGTTAGCAATTGTAAACCTGTCATCCATAGACAAAGATTTTAATCCCTCACCTGTATACTCCATTGATTTATAAAGAGCACCATCGACACCTATCATACCAATAATGTGAAGAATAATATCTTTGCCTGACGTCCAGCCAGTTTTCTTACCGTAGAGCACAAACTTGATAGCTTCTGGAACTTTGAACCAACACTTTCCTGTTGCCATTGCACATGCCATGTCAGTAGAACCAATTCCTGTTGAAAAGCTCCCCAGGGCACCGTATGTGCATGTGTGAGAGTCTGCCCCTATTACCAAATCACCCGGCACAACCAAGCCTTTTTCAGGCAAAAGTGCATGTTCAATACCCATCTCACCAACTTCAAAATAATTTGTAATCTCATACTTTTTAGCAAACTCGCGAACCATCTTGCACTGCTGAGCAGACTTTATATCCTTATTAGGTGTGAAATGATCTGGAACTATTGCGATTTTGTCCTTGTCAAAAACCTTATCAACACCTATTTTTTCAAATTCTTTTATTGCCACAGGTGTTGTGACATCATTTCCTAAAACTAAGTCAACATTTGCAAATATCAAATCGCCTGGCTCAACATATTCTTTGCCTGCGTGGTATGCCAAAATCTTTTGGGACATTGTCATTGGCTTTGACATATCTAATTATCACCTCTGCATTTTGTTTTTCTATAATTATAAACATCGCTAAAATCATTTTCATCATAAAAATTTGTTTTCTTTGCTTATTAATTAATGTTTTTTTCAACATAGTCAAAAGCACATTCGACTTGTATATCAATATTTTTCCCCTTTTGCATGTCAATTTTCAGAGTTCCTTTTAACACAGTTGCAAAAGGAGTGAGTGAAAGTAAATATAAAAGTAGTTTTTCTTCTATTTTTGTCGGTATCGAAATTATAGTAACTAATTTATTATCAACACAATCAATACTCATAGTGGCAAAAGCATCCAGATCAAATTGAATTATAATCATCATAATCTCAATTAATGTAAACAGTAATACACTGTAATATCCTTCAAAAGTATATTCTTTAGCTCCATCTTTTACTTCTATTTTAATACTGCTACTTCCCTCAAATCTTTCTTCAATAGTTTTACTTAAATCTCTCACTAATCTATCCACGTTAAATTTTATCGGATAGATTGGCAGCATCGAAATGAAATTTGAAATGGTTCTTTTCATATTTTCAAGTAAAAAGACAACAATATCTTTCTTTCTATCCGCCTTTAAAAGCTGAATAATATATGAATCCTGATAAGAAACAATTTCCCTTAAAATGTCAAAGTTTTGCCTTAACCCCTTAAACTTTTTCTCGGTGGCTTTTAAAACATTGACATACATCTCATTTCTTTTTTCAAGAGTTTTTGTTAACCGTTCTTTCTCTTCTTGGATTATGTAGTATTCTAATGCTTGATTTATCACTACTTTGAGTTCTTCTTCTACATTCCATGGCTTTGTGATAAATCTAAAGATTCCTCCTTGATTGATGGCAGCCAAAACTTGAGGAAGCTGCGTAAATCCTGATAATACAACTCTAACTATTTTAGGATATTTTTGTTTTACAATTTTGAGTAGTGTAAGACCATCCATTTCTGGCATTTTCATGTCAGCAACTATAACTTGAACATTTTCCTTTTCTAATATCTTCAATGCTTCTTCACCGCTTTTTGCAAAAAGGCACCTATATTCCTCATCAATCAACGCCCTTTTTAAAGCACTCAATATGTTTTCTTCATCATCAACAAATAATACTGTGTACTTCTTCATTTTTCTCAAGCTCCTATCCTCAAATTATTCTTTTTTATAGTTATTATTTAAAAACCATGCTTTAATTTCCTGACAAATATACTCATCAAGATTTAAATATTTGATAGAGTAAAGAGGATACTCTTGCAAACTATGAATTCCTAAAATATCCCATGCGCAATAACATGCAATATTAACAGCACAAACCAACTCTTTGTGAATAATCCTCTCATCATAGGGCTGGTGGTGAAAAAGAGCAGCTTCTACTACAGGATAAGGTATATCCCACCAATTTAATAATACTGCTCCTAACTCTGGATGGGAAATGCCAAACAATTCAAGTTCAAATTTTTGATGGTCAATTGGTCCCTTTTCTTCTTTTATGACAGAAAGATACTCTATGTATTTTTTAGGATATGTTTTAAGCAAAATCAATTGTCCAATTCCATGAAGTAAACCCGCAGAGGCGTAAGAGTCATGTACTCTTTTTTTCATAATATTGTCATACAGGTAATAAAATACATTATTTGCAATATTAGCATGTTGCCATAACAATGATTTGCTACTTCCATCTTGCAAACACTCGAAAATAGTTGTATTCAAAATTATATTCCTAACATTTACTAATCCCAAATAGACTACAGCTTGTTTTACAGAGGCAGTTTTTAAATTGTAAAAAGCTGAATTGGCAACCTGTAATATTTTGGAGGAGATTGCAGGGTCTTCTTCAATAGCACTTATAATATTATCTATACCTAATTCATCTTCTATCGCCTTTGTAATTTTGAGATATAAGTTCTTCAATGTAGGAATATAATCAATGTTGTTTACTATTTCTAAACACTTTTTAGCTTTCATTAAATCTTCTAACTCAAATATATTTTTAATTATTTGTTTAAGTCTTTCATTATCCCATGGTTTTAGAATATAAAGCTTTGCTATGTTTGTTTGAAGAGCCCTAAAAACGAGATTTTCGTCAGCATATCCACTTAAAATTATACGAATAGTACCAGGATATTTTTGTTTAACTGTTTTTAGCAGTTCAAACCCGGAAATGTTTGGCATCCTCATGTCAGCTATTATTAAATTTATGTAATTTTCTTCCATAATTTTTAATGCTTCTTCAGCACTTTGGGCAAAATATAATTCATAGTCTTCATCTAAAAACGCTCTATTAAGAGCTTTTAAAATACTTACCTCATCATCAACAAATAGGATTGATTTTGACATCGTTTATCCCACCACTTTTCAAAGTTGATTTTCCAATAATTTTGACCTTATAGGAAGTTTAAACACAAAAGTAGCACCACTCCCCTCTTCACTTTCAGCCCAGATATCTCCCCCATGTTTGTTAACAATAATGTCATATGAGATGCTAAGCCCAAGCCCTGTCCCTTTTCCAACATCCTTTGTGGTAAAGAAGGGTTCAAAATCTTCTTCAAGTATATCCTTTTTATACCAGGTCCATCGTCTTTTATAGAACAATATACAAAGTCTGAATCCTCCCATGTTTTTATCCAGATATGACCTTTTTGTGTTCTATTTGGCTGTGATTTTATAGCCTGAGCAGCATTGATTAAAATATTTAGTATCACTTGACCTATTTCACCGCGGTTACAGTAAATTTGTCTTATTTCCCCATATTCTTTTATAACCTCAATATCATATTTTAGTTCGTTTCTTGCAATTAAAAGAGTTTCCTCTATAATATCATTTAAATCTTCATAGCTTGCCTGACCATCCAAACCACTTCGTGCAAACCTCTTTAAAGTCTGAACAATGTGTGCAACTCTCCTCAGTCCGTCCATTGTCTCACTTAAAAGCTGGTCTATATCTTCCATGATAAAATCAAATTTAAGTTGCCTTTTAAATTCACCAATCTTCTTG
Proteins encoded in this region:
- the leuC gene encoding 3-isopropylmalate dehydratase large subunit gives rise to the protein MSKPMTMSQKILAYHAGKEYVEPGDLIFANVDLVLGNDVTTPVAIKEFEKIGVDKVFDKDKIAIVPDHFTPNKDIKSAQQCKMVREFAKKYEITNYFEVGEMGIEHALLPEKGLVVPGDLVIGADSHTCTYGALGSFSTGIGSTDMACAMATGKCWFKVPEAIKFVLYGKKTGWTSGKDIILHIIGMIGVDGALYKSMEYTGEGLKSLSMDDRFTIANMAIEAGAKNGIFEVDEKTIEYVKQHSTKPYKIFKADEDAEYSEVYEIDITKIRPTVAFPHLPENTKTIDEITEKIYIDQVVIGSCTNGRIEDLRIAAKILKGRKVKKGLRCIIFPATQNIYKQALKEGLIEIFIDAGCVVSTPTCGPCLGGHMGILADGEKALATTNRNFVGRMGHPNSEVYLSSPAIAAASAVLGYIGSPEELGMKGDEE
- the leuD gene encoding 3-isopropylmalate dehydratase small subunit, translating into MIFKGKAHKYYDNIDTDVIIPARYLNTSDPNELAKRCLEDLDKEFVNKVQKGDILVAGRNFGCGSSREHAPIAIKACGVSCVVAKSFARIFYRNAVNIGLPIVECEEAVDGIETGDEVEVDLATGSIRNLTKNKEFKAKPFPEFMQNIMKAGGLIEFVKGELKKDA
- a CDS encoding ATP-binding protein, producing the protein MGGFRLCILFYKRRWTWYKKDILEEDFEPFFTTKDVGKGTGLGLSISYDIIVNKHGGDIWAESEEGSGATFVFKLPIRSKLLENQL
- the rpsR gene encoding 30S ribosomal protein S18 yields the protein MERVSSRQKKKKRVCSFCVERIYEIDYKDVNRLKKFLTERGKIMPRRTTGNCARHQRQLTRAIKRARILALLPFIVE
- a CDS encoding HDOD domain-containing protein: MSKSILFVDDEVSILKALNRAFLDEDYELYFAQSAEEALKIMEENYINLIIADMRMPNISGFELLKTVKQKYPGTIRIILSGYADENLVFRALQTNIAKLYILKPWDNERLKQIIKNIFELEDLMKAKKCLEIVNNIDYIPTLKNLYLKITKAIEDELGIDNIISAIEEDPAISSKILQVANSAFYNLKTASVKQAVVYLGLVNVRNIILNTTIFECLQDGSSKSLLWQHANIANNVFYYLYDNIMKKRVHDSYASAGLLHGIGQLILLKTYPKKYIEYLSVIKEEKGPIDHQKFELELFGISHPELGAVLLNWWDIPYPVVEAALFHHQPYDERIIHKELVCAVNIACYCAWDILGIHSLQEYPLYSIKYLNLDEYICQEIKAWFLNNNYKKE
- a CDS encoding response regulator; the protein is MKKYTVLFVDDEENILSALKRALIDEEYRCLFAKSGEEALKILEKENVQVIVADMKMPEMDGLTLLKIVKQKYPKIVRVVLSGFTQLPQVLAAINQGGIFRFITKPWNVEEELKVVINQALEYYIIQEEKERLTKTLEKRNEMYVNVLKATEKKFKGLRQNFDILREIVSYQDSYIIQLLKADRKKDIVVFLLENMKRTISNFISMLPIYPIKFNVDRLVRDLSKTIEERFEGSSSIKIEVKDGAKEYTFEGYYSVLLFTLIEIMMIIIQFDLDAFATMSIDCVDNKLVTIISIPTKIEEKLLLYLLSLTPFATVLKGTLKIDMQKGKNIDIQVECAFDYVEKNIN
- a CDS encoding single-stranded DNA-binding protein; this encodes MNKVILMGRLTRDPEFRLTANNTPVANFTLAVNRRFKRENDQDADFIPIVAWSRLAEFSKNYLKKGRQVVVIGRLQLRTWDDEANRRHYITEVVAEEIYFAEPKPKDVPVDSEAEVKEDIILPDLNDETIESELENFFEEDVKIPSRNNDVDEGIEDDLPF
- the leuB gene encoding 3-isopropylmalate dehydrogenase → MHRIAVIPGDGIGPEVIEQALLVLDKVSSKFGVRFEYIFIDAGGCAIDKYGVPIRDEDLELVKKCEATLLGAVGGPKWDGLPGNLRPEQALLKLRGGLKVYANLRPAVLYDELKDSSPLKKEIVDRGIDILVVRELIGGMYFGPKGREVKDGDEAAYDTEVYSKSEVRRIAKVAFEAARKRKKKVTSVDKANILESSRLWRETVEEVAKNYPDVELSHMYVDNASMQLVKDPSQFDVILTSNMFGDILSDEASMIVGSIGMLASASLGEGKIGLYEPIHGTAPDIAGQDLANPIATILSAAMMLRYSFNMEDAAKAIENAVKIALKEGYRTRDIYTENCKLVGTKQMGKIICENI
- the rpsF gene encoding 30S ribosomal protein S6; the protein is MVERKYETVFIISPTLDDEARAALVEKFKNLISSNGQLLNVEEWGKRRLAYKIDKHAEGYYVLMQFISKPEFPRELERVYRITDGVIRFLIVKLEK
- a CDS encoding aldo/keto reductase, with product MKYRPFGKTDFMVSALGFGAMRFPILDSDYSKIDEDKAIEMLHFAIDNGINYIDTAYVYHGGNSEVVVGKALKGGYRERVRIATKLPVWQVNNLDDAERILDEQLKRLDTSYIDFYLLHALNKNHWKKLKEMDIFKWVEKVLYEGKIKYIGFSFHDDLATFKEIVDSYNWTFCQIQYNILNRNYQAGEEGLKYAASKGLAVVIMEPLLGGRLAKEPPQEIRQLWDEAAVKRTPVEWALAWLWNQKEVSVVLSGMSTLEQVKQNIEYASKYEVGSLTTEELELVEKVAQKYNELRRVNCTECKYCMPCPQGVDIPWNFSIYNQAGMYNMFEEMKNDYLKKEKERAENCIECGVCETKCPQNLPIRELLKEVAAYFSK